Within Colius striatus isolate bColStr4 chromosome 5, bColStr4.1.hap1, whole genome shotgun sequence, the genomic segment CATCTAAAGTACAACTTGAAGCATCTCTGTACCAACCATGGCTTTAGACTGTTAGACATTAAGCCACCTGCTTTTTGCTGGTTGATTGTATTTTACTGGAAGGTGGGCAGGGAAGCAGAAGCTTGTTGCTGTGATACTGGTATCCTGCCTTAATGCTGCAGTATTTGTGCTGTAAAAAAGCTGAAGTTTCCAGTTCATTACAAGTGCTACTCAAGACTAAGTATTTTGTGAAGTTGCTTGTCTGTTGCCCACTTAACTTTCCACCCTCCTGCCTTTGAAGGTTATACTTAAAGTAACCACGATGGGAAGAGTGTATGAAAGTATACAtggaagtaaaataaattaatgtaaTTGTACAACTTGTTCAAAGTAAACATACTCAGtaagctttctcttctgtttgtgtACAGAATCCAGCCATACCAATGCAGAAGCTTCAAGACATCCAGAGAGCAATGGAGCTGCTTTCTGCATGCCAAGGCCCAGCAAAGAATATTGATGAGGCTACCAAACGTAAATACCAGTTTTGGGATACACAACCTGTACCTAAACTTAGTAAGTTTAAGTTGACCTGAGCATAAGACCTGCCTTGCTGACCACTAAAAGAATGGGTGCCAGCTGTGTGGCCTGTTCTCTTGTttggatctgcttgagggtaggaagCCTCTGCAGAGGCGTCTGAACAGGGTGGACCGATGGGCTGAGGCtgattgtatgaggttcaacaaggccaagtgccaccCAGCAGTTGAGCCACAATAACCCCAGACtatgctacaggcttgaggcagagtggctggaaagctgtcctgcagaaaaggacctggaggtgttaacTGGCAGCTGGCTGAAtgtgaaccagcaatgtgcccaggtggccaagaaggccaacagcatcctggcttgtatcagcaataGTGTAGcgagcaggaccagggcagtgattgtccccctgtactggacactgatgaggccacacctcaaatactgtgttcagttctcagtcccctcactacaaggacactgaggtgctggagcatggccagagaCGGGtgacaaagctggtgaaggatctagaCTACAAGTCCCGTGtggagatattcagaagatATGTAGATGGAGTGCttaggaacatggtttagtggtggatgggACAatgttaatggttggactcagtgatcttaaaggtcatttccCCAGGCTGATCCATAGAAGAGGAATGGCTTCTGTTTATAGCTATATACCGAAGGACTGGAGTTGTAAAGTAAGGGAGGAGAAGAAAGCATGCTTCATGTAGGATTTTAGGAACAAGTCTCATGTTTCACCAGCATCCCTTAAATGCTCTTGCTTTGCCATGCCACTACTCCCAAGTAATCCTGTTGAGTTCAGGTCTGTTCAAGTTAATGGTGAACAGGATCTGAGCCATAGCGTGTTAGCTGTGAGTACAATGTGTTTCTCATGATGACAGTGTGGAACTTGTGACTGGCTAAATGCTATGCATGTGCTGGTAAACTGCTGTCCTGTGTTTCATAACACAAGGTATCACTTGAGGTAGAGTAGTTCTGTACATATCTATAGCTAGTCATTAGTCTGGATGCAATTAGTGAGAAGAGGTACTACAAGCTAATACTACTGTTTTTTTGCAGCATTTCTTAAAAGCTCCATGTTCCTCTCACATAATTATTACAGAATACATGATTTGAGTTAAATGTCATCTTGAAAACTATATTTTTTGTtacttcttttctcctcctacCTCAAAAGATGAAGTTATAACTTCCCATGGTGCAATTGAACCAGACAAGGACAACGTCCGCCTAGAGCCATATTCTTTACCACAAGGTTTTATGTGGGACACCTTGGATCTTAGCAATGCTGAAGTTGTAAGTAAAACAGTCTTTCTCTGTATCTAAAATCATCATTGTTTACCCTGGTTGATGGGTGTGGATTAATCTTTGGCCtctttttgcttgtgttttcaGCTGAAGGAGTTATACACACTGTTAAATGAGAATTATGTAGAAGACGATGATAATATGTTTAGGTTTGATTATTCACCTGAATTTCTTCTGTGGTGAGTAGCAAGTTCCACATTCTGCTCTAGCTGGAGTGCAAAGAAGGCTGTTTTTATTACATCTTCTTAGGCAGTAATTTGTAATTCTTTCTGTCATTAATTCTAGGGCGCTGCGTCCTCCGGGCTGGTTACCACAGTGGCACTGTGGGGTTAGGGTGTCTTCAAACAAAAAACTGGTAGGATTCATAAGTGCCATCCCTGCAAATATTCGTATTTATGACAGGTAAAATGCACCATTACTTCTGTGTTGGTTAAAAGAATAACACAGTGAAACCAATGTACAACTGATACCCATTCCCATAGAGAACTTGACTATAAAGAGTTAGAAAACTCCTGTGTAGGTAGCAgagacttgtttttttcccccttctctccccAAAAGTTTCTGAGTCCCTCACAATGAGGACTGGTAATACATATTTAAGGAATTTTCTTATTGATAGATGATACAGATAATATATAGACATTTTTTTGCCCTAACTGGAAAGTATTTAAAGGATGGATAGTCGGTTAGCTGGACTTGCTTGGCCAGGTCTTCATACACTGACAGTCATAAAATATTAGTGATACCACGTAGAATGTGCTTGGGTGCCGTTCTGCATCTTAAAGTCAGTCTCACTCAAGCTCTGAAACAAAGCACTTAGAGCTTACACATTGCATGATTTACCATTGCAGTCACACTGTCCTTAGATTAGCATCTGTTGCAGAGGTACTTTGTCACAGGCCAATTTACCTACCTCAAGTTCTTCTGCCACCACATGGAAAACTGCCATtatgcaaatgaaaataagCAACCTGCAACTCTTTTTAACTTTTCCACCATTTCATGTCCTTCCAGTGTGAAGAAAATGGTAGAAATCAATTTTCTGTGTGTCCATAAGAAACTGAGATCTAAACGGGTAGCACCAGTACTGATACGGGAAATAACCAGAAGAGTAAACCTGGAAGGAATCTTTCAGGCTGTTTACACTGCTGGAGTGGTACTCCCCAAGCCTGTGGCCACTTGCAGGTAGGTGATGTTCATCATGATAGAACTTCCTATGTATCAGCCATCCTAAACAGCAGGCTGGAAATAATAAAAGCATAGAATtcaatgaaatgaaacattGTGGTCTTGACTAACCTGAAGGTCTGAGTGTTTGTCAGGGTGGCTTTTGGAGTTCCTGTCTcccttttgttctctttccttttttccttgcCTCTCAGTGCCTCGGATAAAAGCTTCTCAGACTAACATCTAATTTGGGGTTTGTTTATCATACTTTGAATAGATGAATAAATGCCTGTGCTTACCTTCTGCTGGAAGCCGTGCTAGCAATGCCAGCATTGTATACCTGTGTTTTTCAAGTGGCCTGCTGCCTGACCTGATTGCTTGCCAAAGATGGCAGAGCTTTTCTGGGAATTGTATGATGTGCTTTTTTGAAATACTTTCACCTTCCCTGGAGAAAAGGGGACTTGACTGGCATTTGATAAACTATCACATGAGAAGACTTGTATATAATCAAGTACCATTTCATTCACTTGGAATGGATTTTGTTTCTACTGGGAAAAGTTCAGTTCCAGCAGTATTAGTTCAGCTGTCTGTCCTTCTGAAGGACAGGGTACTTCTTGATTTGAAATTGTCTTTCAAATTGTCAACACAAAGATGCTGTAAGATTCTGTAAGGAAGGCTGAGAAAAAAGTGCCATGCTGTGTTAGAGTAAGCAGGGATGTTCTGTTGCCCAGCCATCTCATGGGAATGGGAGGTGTATGTAAGTATGGTGAGACTGATGAGGCCATGGCAATTACTAACATGTGTAGCCCTGTGATTACTTATTCTGTAACAAAAGATTACTTACTCTGTTTAAAAGCTGCTTCTTGGGTATagcttttctttatcttttattGCTCAAGCTTCTTACATAGTACAGGTTTGCTTAGGAACAGGTTTGGAGAGGAGGAGCAATACAAGAAGGTAGGGAACTGGACTAAATAAAGCTGAcacttaaaatattattaaatctCATTATTAATTCTGTTTCCAGGTATTGGCACCGATCACTGAATCCCAGAAAACTGGTGGAGGTGAAATTTTCACATTTGAGTAGAAACATGACTCTACAAAGGACAATGAAGCTCTACAGACTTCCTGATGTAAGCAGTATGACTTCTAGAGAATCCCCACAGTTACTGTGAGGCCCAAAATAACCTTCCATCTGTCTCTGACagcacaggctttttttttgtggaaaggCAGTGCACGCAGGTCATTTGAGAAATACAGCAAGCTCTTGGTGATGAAAAAAACCTTAGGGGCTGTACTAAAGAGGCTTTTGTTGGAAATGTAGATCTGTATGTGGAGAAAATCTAAATTTTTGCCTAAAAGCCTTACAAAATCCAAAGAAAAGAACCAGGAGCCTTGACTTTGTAAACATGTGGGACTGAATAGATGCATAAGACTATTGTCAGTATGATTAATCTGATAAAAGATTGCTGGAacagaaaattaacattttgtaTCTTCAAGTTGTCAGACAATTCCATTAGAGAGTTGGCTGGGTACAGTGGGATTGTTTATCCCACTCGAATTCacagctttttctgttctgtcagAGAACGTTGTGgctcagcagaagccacttcaGTGTGTTGTGCACTGGTTATTTGCATGGCCTAGCAAAACATAATATCCTGGCCTTATAGGTtggttaaaaatactttttgttctTATCGTTGCAGCTAATAGTTGGGTTGGCAAAAAGCCTTAGGATGCATTTCCCTGACAGGACTGTACTATGAAAAAACCCCTCCTTTCTGTAATTAATAGCCTATAGAAATCAGTCTAAGCCTTATGACTAAAAACAATTTCTTTGCTTGTTAAAGACAGCTTTCTATTTGAAGGGATTGCAGAATATAGCTCTGTGTGTTGTTTATATATAGCTGGATGCTGCAGGTTCTGTTACTACTTATATATTTGAGTAATACACTAAGTACTCCTCAGTATAAAGCACGTGCCATGGCTTTGGtctgagctcctgctgctgtcagagGGACTTGTTTCCTGTGCTGCCTGCATGTTACCTGTGCCTGCATAGGCAGTTTCTCCCCTGTGTGTAGGACAGCAGTTTTCAGAGCTTAAGAATTAATAACTAAACTAATTAGGTTTTAATCTTGGAGAGCTAAATATAGCTTAGCTCAAATCATGAAGACATTTTTAATAGTCTAAAAAAGTGCAGTAGGCAATTTCAAATCTAGGTTTTGGTGGCAACTGTAGTGCTGTTTCTCATGGAGACAatacaggaaagagaagagctTAAGGAATAAGGATCTTACTTTACAGTACAAAAAGCATAACTACAGAGAATCCCTAGAAACAGCAGTTGTACCCTGCTCATCTTCCTGTATCATAAACCCCAAATATCCATAGAAAGTGTGGAAAACAACAAACACATCCTATCTCATCGATACAAAATAGCTAAGGCAAACATACTGTACAGGGATGTGCAAATACAGAAGAAGGGATTTGAAAATCAGCTTTTAAAACTAAGTGATGTAAGAGTCCATATGCCTCagctgtctttatttttttagattGACTTGGGAGCTTCTCCCATGGAAAACAGAGATTTCATCCTTAtgctaatattttttctttagctcctgtgctttggggttttttttgaggtttttttttccctttccctaaGAAAAGGGTTTGAGAGCTGTTGAGGATCTTTATCCCGTTTCAGGCTGTTATCATAAACAGTACTGCCATACAAATGTGTTCATTCAGGCCACACTGTCCTGTTCCTAAGCATCAAAAACCGTTCCTTGCATTTTAGCCTCTTTTCATACCATTGTTGTGACATCATTGCCATTGGGAGCACATCTCCCCTGAAGAGGAATTAATCATTCCTAATCATTTGAGCAGTCTGAATTTAAAAAGCCTTCACAAATAAGAAATACTGTAGTAAATACTATAATAAAGACCACCCTCACTGAAGGCTGTTTGTGCATGTACCTATAGTACAAACAAATAGAGTTTATTTCCTAAGTGTTAAAGCTCTTGAGCAAGGAGTTTTCTGGAAGAAGTACATTTGGGCTGTGTTTAGGATAAGGACAAGTGCATATTTATCTCTGCATGTCTTTTCCTGACTGATTGAGATCCTGAGCCAGGACACTTGCATGAATATATTCCCAGGGCAGCTGGATAtgtggagcagaggaagacatTTTAGCGCGGTTCTGTACACTTTCTTTCACTTTGGGGCTGCAAATTGTCATTTACTGGTGGCCATTCTGAGTGTTGTTGGGGTACAAGGGTgttccagcccagctgctttTCCTAGTGGGATGAAGGCTTTTCCTCCCACCCCCATCCAGCATTAGAAGAGGGATGAAAGCTTCGAGGGAGCCAAAATTAGTCTTTCATGTTATAATTCAGAAGGAGGTTAATGGCATACAAAATGTTGTGTTGATGAGTCAGGTGGATACCCTTACAGATTCAGGGCATTTAAAAGTCTAGGTGTCTTGTTGTGAGGCAAACCATAGTCCTGGGCTGCTCAGGAAAGCAAAAGGCTAAAATGTAATACACAGGCCCAAGATGTGGTTAAACatcccttgttttttttcatctggcTGCTGACTCCCAGGGTATGTGAGTAAGCACCTTCCTCAGAGTAATGCCTTTTGAGCAGAGCATAATCAGCTACACTAATTTCAGACTTCCAGTAATCAAGTCTCTACCTGGCTGCTCTTGGAATTGACTTTGCTGTGATTAATGTGTTACGTGCCCAAGTATGTAGCTCAGACAGCTAGAGCAGGATAAATGAGCTCTGAAGAGAACAAGATTTAGCCTCCCTAAAAGGAAGTACTCATGAAAGCTAACAGGGGAGAAAACTTTAATGACCTTTGCTTGTCTAAATATTAATTGCATAGTActggaaagcatttttttcctcttctgatatttaaaatcaaataaataacTTTATATGTTAAAGTTACCATCGGCTTTTAATTTCAGGCAGCTGTAAGTTACAAGAAGCTGTCTTGTTAACAGAATGGCAGTTGTGCCAGTATAGACAGTTGAATTAGTAAGGGAATTTACAAGAGTTCTTATTTGCAAGAGAAATTGTTACATCTAATTAAACTTTATCAGCTGACTTTTCTGAAGTTTGAATCACAGTTGTCTTCAGGTTAACTTCTGATATGCAAGTTACtttgtgttttgcttctgtgtcTGGGCCCCAGGTAGTTTAGAAGAAGATAACAAATAAAGActgacctaaaaaaaaaaaagagataatacAAAAAGTGTGAAGTCTAGGCTGTTGGCAATGggatctctttctctggagaaatGAAGTTGTTTCAATAATGAAATATAAAGATTGAAGCGCCTCAGACTGTCTCAATAATTAGAAGAGAGGGAATTCTGATTGAAAGCCATTTGTAAAATAGCATAATGAATTAGGTGGCTGGGATAAAGTAGGCTAATAATGAATGCATTATAGCAAGTGGAGTGACTCTGCAACCTACTTTTAGCCTTTGCTGTGTATGCAGTTCTCCTTTCAACATAttaacatttcctttccttttgttaCAACAAGGCCACAAAGACTTCAGGCTTGAGACCAATGGAACAAAAAGATACTAAAGCAGTACAAGAATTAATCAACACTTATTTGAAACAGTTTAATCTTGCTCCTGTGATGGATGAAGAAGAAGTAGCCCACTGGTTCCTGCCTCGGGATCATATTATTGACACTTACGTAGTAGAGGTAAAAAAAGCCCTAACTACTCCATCAATGTGTCTGTGAGTGCCACTTAGAAAAGTTCatatctgtgattctgtgagatcaACATCAAGTTTTTGAAATATAGACAAGCATAAAAAATGTGTGCTATACATAGAACTTGTTACAATTCTTAAGTTTCTGCCATACACCAGTTTAAAAgtccttatttttaaaaccaatttGAAGGACACTTGCTTGGACGAGTTGTCTCTTGGTGGTCTGCTTCAGTAAAACAcgtttttttccagttaaagagtgtgtgtatatgtgtgtgtgactttgtgtgtgtttctaTACATGTCTGTGTATATGTAAAGTAGAGAATAAAGTGAACACCCCTTGGTGCTCTCATGAGTTGCTGTCAGTTAGGAGTTCAATTATCTTGAAAATTACAGTCTTTGTTCACTAAcaagatggaaagcagcatctgTTCCTGCCACTTACTCTTCTCTCTCCACCCTGTCACCCCCACCCTCCAACCTGTTGTTCACAAGACTTCTTGCAAAATAAGCTGTGCAGGAGTAGCTGAGTGTTTGGCTTGGCAGTCTCCAAGGCATGGTTGCAAGAAAGCTAGTTGAGAAAGATGTGCTCTTTCCTTTGAGTCTATGTTAAATCACTTCTAGACGTCATATGTAGATACTGTATTACTTTGTTTAAAGTGATAGGGTTATTTGAACTCTACTGGGTCTCAATTGGATGTAGAAGCTTAGCAGTGCTGGAGGTGAGATGCCCTGCTCACCAGCTGTCATTGTCCAAGCTTAGCTTTCCACTGACTTTGTACTGAGTCTGTTGCTCATTGGACTCTTCCGTGGCCTACTTCAAGTTATTGTCTCTCCTGTCTCCACTCCCCCCATTATACTCTGTGTAATTCTCGAATCAATATCTTCACTGTTTTGAATGGGTGACTTAACTTTTCTGTTACTTGTTGTGAACTACAGAATCTGTACCTGCTCTAAGGCAATAACATTTTGCATGTCATGGGTTCAACTCTTTTGCTTTTTACTCTACAAGTACTGTTGATTTCATAATCCATGTGAGGTCCTTCATTGAGTTCCAAATAGTGGGCACCAGTCAttcaaaaataaagcaaacaagcaAGGACCAGCATCTGTGTGTTTCCTTTGGCTTATCTTCTTGGAGCTATCAGGAGACCCAGTTGGAACAGGAGTGAAAATGTGGGTAGTTATTTTGTACTCAGCATGTCAGTCACAACCCACATAGTACTTATTTCCCATTTCCTACTAATCTACACTCTTGAAGATAGGTAATTCACACACCCCATGAAGTTTAACTATGAAAACTGATGTAGGATACTTTggatttctgtatctttttggATGACTACTGGTGTTATTGGAGTTTCAATGTGATTTAGCACTGTTGTCTAGGAAATGGATCGTGCTTGTTGGTTAAGAATCACTACAGCTGACTTAAATATGCTTTGTATACCAGCACAGtctgttttattgttttcaggCTTCATAGATGCATCCTTggcaaaaaaatcagtttcttcAAATGTTAGCCCAGGTTACCTGTGACACCATACTGTGTACAATACTGTGCTGCATTTATTGCTGACTTGGTGTAGAACTCCCATGTTAGCCTAACCAATAACAGAGTGGTTACCTCTTGTGAATTGACTTACTGCCTTTTTGTTTCCCTAGGGCTCAAATGGTACTTTAACAGACTTCCTGAGTTTCTACACATTACCTTCAACAGTGATGCACCATCCTGTTCATAAAAGCCTCAAAGCTGCCTATTCCTTTTACAATATTCATACAGAGACCCCCCTCTTGGACTTAATGAATGATGCACTCATTATAGCTAAATTGGTAAgttgtgggtttggggttttttttcctgcttctttcacAAAAGTGTTCTTAGGAGTGGTGGCAAGGTAATAACTGGCAGCAATTTGGCCATGCCATTgcattctgttttcctttactgtCTTCGTCTGCACACACAGCAGTCTTTGTTGCAAGGTAATGGGGAACTTGACACTTGACTAAACCCACTGCCTGTGCTCTGtgacttgtttttttaagtagtcCTGAAATGATGAAGAGCTTAAAATGCTCTCCTGCTTAGTTAAGaggaaaaacattaaaactCTAGTTTTTTACAGAGAGTTAAGAATGTTCCTTACTATCTTCTTGGGCTTGAGTAGCTGAGCATGATTGTTTTGTAACACTTTTATCTCAGGATAGGAAGTCCTGCTGACACACTGCCCTTTGTGCTGTTAAGACTTCAGGATCTTGGGACAGGCTTACTTGCAGTTAATTGCAAATAAATAGACTTTTCTATCCAG encodes:
- the NMT2 gene encoding glycylpeptide N-tetradecanoyltransferase 2 isoform X2, which encodes MAEDSESAASQQSLELDDQDTCGIDGDNEEEAEHAKGSPGGDLGAKKKKKKQKRKKEKPNSGGTKSDSASDSQEIKIQQPSKNPAIPMQKLQDIQRAMELLSACQGPAKNIDEATKHEVITSHGAIEPDKDNVRLEPYSLPQGFMWDTLDLSNAEVLKELYTLLNENYVEDDDNMFRFDYSPEFLLWALRPPGWLPQWHCGVRVSSNKKLVGFISAIPANIRIYDSVKKMVEINFLCVHKKLRSKRVAPVLIREITRRVNLEGIFQAVYTAGVVLPKPVATCRYWHRSLNPRKLVEVKFSHLSRNMTLQRTMKLYRLPDATKTSGLRPMEQKDTKAVQELINTYLKQFNLAPVMDEEEVAHWFLPRDHIIDTYVVEGSNGTLTDFLSFYTLPSTVMHHPVHKSLKAAYSFYNIHTETPLLDLMNDALIIAKLKGFDVFNALDLMENKTFLEKLKFGIGDGNLQYYLYNWRCPGMESEKVGLVLQ
- the NMT2 gene encoding glycylpeptide N-tetradecanoyltransferase 2 isoform X1 — protein: MAEDSESAASQQSLELDDQDTCGIDGDNEEEAEHAKGSPGGDLGAKKKKKKQKRKKEKPNSGGTKSDSASDSQEIKIQQPSKNPAIPMQKLQDIQRAMELLSACQGPAKNIDEATKRKYQFWDTQPVPKLNEVITSHGAIEPDKDNVRLEPYSLPQGFMWDTLDLSNAEVLKELYTLLNENYVEDDDNMFRFDYSPEFLLWALRPPGWLPQWHCGVRVSSNKKLVGFISAIPANIRIYDSVKKMVEINFLCVHKKLRSKRVAPVLIREITRRVNLEGIFQAVYTAGVVLPKPVATCRYWHRSLNPRKLVEVKFSHLSRNMTLQRTMKLYRLPDATKTSGLRPMEQKDTKAVQELINTYLKQFNLAPVMDEEEVAHWFLPRDHIIDTYVVEGSNGTLTDFLSFYTLPSTVMHHPVHKSLKAAYSFYNIHTETPLLDLMNDALIIAKLKGFDVFNALDLMENKTFLEKLKFGIGDGNLQYYLYNWRCPGMESEKVGLVLQ